A genome region from Mycobacterium florentinum includes the following:
- a CDS encoding SDR family NAD(P)-dependent oxidoreductase — MSSTALVTGAARGIGRSVADTLESKGIRVLRPGRQELDLARSESVSAYLSGLDETVDILVLNAGINNPEPLQDISAENWSGTQQVNVSANLQLLQGLLPRMAAAGYGRVVALSSVYAHRARAGRVAYSSSKAAIEEVVRSVAVEYGPFGVIANCVAPGFVLTDLTYQNNDAKQLDALAARIPIGRLAEPVEIARFISWLVSAENSYITGQSIAIDGGFLCL; from the coding sequence GTGAGTTCCACGGCTCTCGTCACCGGCGCCGCGCGCGGCATCGGCCGCAGTGTCGCCGACACATTGGAGTCGAAGGGAATTCGAGTGCTGCGGCCCGGCCGCCAGGAACTCGATCTCGCGCGGTCCGAATCCGTCTCCGCCTATCTGAGCGGGCTTGACGAGACCGTCGACATCCTGGTGCTCAACGCTGGCATCAACAATCCTGAACCCCTGCAGGATATTTCGGCGGAGAATTGGTCAGGCACGCAGCAAGTCAATGTCAGCGCCAATCTTCAACTCCTGCAAGGATTACTGCCGCGGATGGCGGCCGCCGGCTACGGCAGAGTGGTCGCGCTCTCCAGCGTCTACGCGCACCGGGCTCGTGCCGGACGGGTTGCCTATAGTTCGTCGAAGGCGGCGATCGAGGAAGTCGTGCGTTCGGTCGCTGTGGAGTACGGACCTTTTGGTGTGATCGCCAACTGTGTCGCCCCGGGGTTCGTCCTCACCGATCTGACATACCAGAACAACGACGCAAAGCAGCTCGACGCGCTGGCCGCGCGCATCCCGATCGGCCGGCTGGCCGAACCCGTGGAGATCGCGCGGTTTATCTCCTGGCTGGTATCTGCCGAGAATTCCTACATCACTGGACAGTCCATAGCGATCGACGGAGGTTTTCTGTGCCTGTGA
- a CDS encoding 3-dehydroquinate synthase, protein MPVTEDRMIIKSEQGDYPVDFVSDVAQVAALVDAGPETFVIIDELLVDIYGPALDGLLQYPTYRATADEETKTLAGVSSFIDWLLENKATRSARIVAIGGGVIQDVATFAAHVYYRGVSWINVPTTLLSQADSCIGAKSSINVLPLKNQLGVFHSPSHVVICSEFLSSLPQVELDSGYGEIYKLALTNDGAFFDDLVDALRDGGHRNPRLLEMIRKALESKRLVIEQDEHESDLRRVLNYGHSFGHALEALTHNEVPHGIAVMWGMDLINFLGVKWGLTNSQTAARVRTALTANTDYTIANIPSAQELVDTLKRDKKVRKGVMYFSVLHDEGDLRIVPKPLDEALVAEVSEYLDDEPLFAAR, encoded by the coding sequence GTGCCTGTGACCGAGGATCGAATGATCATCAAGTCCGAACAGGGTGACTACCCGGTGGATTTCGTCAGCGACGTCGCGCAGGTGGCAGCGCTGGTCGACGCCGGCCCGGAAACATTCGTCATCATCGATGAACTGCTGGTCGACATCTACGGTCCAGCGCTGGACGGGCTGTTGCAGTACCCGACCTATCGGGCGACGGCCGACGAAGAGACCAAAACCCTTGCCGGCGTTAGCAGTTTCATCGACTGGCTGCTGGAGAACAAGGCGACTCGCTCGGCACGCATCGTGGCGATCGGCGGCGGCGTCATCCAGGATGTCGCGACTTTTGCGGCACATGTCTACTACCGCGGCGTGAGCTGGATAAACGTTCCGACGACGCTGCTCAGTCAGGCGGACAGTTGCATCGGAGCGAAATCCAGCATCAACGTGTTGCCGTTGAAGAATCAGCTCGGCGTCTTCCACTCGCCCAGCCACGTGGTGATTTGCTCCGAGTTTCTGTCCAGCCTGCCCCAGGTCGAGCTGGACTCCGGCTACGGCGAGATCTACAAACTCGCGCTCACCAACGACGGAGCATTCTTCGACGACCTCGTCGACGCCTTACGCGATGGCGGCCACCGCAATCCGCGTCTGCTGGAGATGATCCGCAAAGCACTGGAGAGCAAGCGGCTCGTCATCGAGCAGGACGAACACGAGTCGGACTTGCGACGCGTGCTGAACTACGGCCATAGCTTCGGTCATGCGCTGGAAGCGCTGACCCACAACGAAGTTCCGCACGGGATCGCAGTGATGTGGGGCATGGACCTGATCAACTTTCTCGGGGTGAAGTGGGGCCTGACCAACTCGCAAACGGCCGCACGGGTGCGCACCGCGCTGACCGCCAACACCGACTACACGATAGCCAATATCCCGTCGGCCCAGGAGCTGGTGGATACGCTCAAGCGCGACAAGAAGGTTCGTAAGGGCGTCATGTACTTCTCGGTATTGCACGACGAGGGCGACCTGAGGATTGTGCCGAAGCCACTCGACGAGGCACTGGTAGCCGAGGTCTCGGAATACCTGGATGACGAGCCGCTCTTCGCTGCTCGTTGA
- a CDS encoding FGGY family carbohydrate kinase, whose product MTSRSSLLVDVGATYVKVAVLRADENIVAESKFDFPPFLSLNGPYRTVDPAVVLAVVEGAIASVLPMADNPERILLSGQMHGWTLTDEHNVPHLPLSTFQDNRALLPRNGSSHLDELRNAQPPEIWHAAGNELRSGLPVAGIYATDLAAFDGPLRVHSLLSWVAAALTGTPAFVQHLTDAAASGMFDLKAGSWSEQITALVGGRTRLRLPQVSSTLEVVGIHRDSGATVLTPVGDQQAALLGAGLRRGVTAFNISTGGQVARLANEPAGQRCQTRPYFDGLLLHTKTHLPAGRALTRGVELLSRGRADDGAWEWANRAAAAPADHPLPRSRPTFHHADGGGWSGITDAHTAEDLMRALVIAIAAPYVDSAPDVGFHPMDELLFCGGVAQRFAPLRTEIRSALDRPANVAPDGDMALRGLAGLAR is encoded by the coding sequence ATGACGAGCCGCTCTTCGCTGCTCGTTGACGTCGGTGCGACCTACGTCAAGGTCGCGGTGCTGCGGGCGGACGAAAACATCGTCGCGGAAAGCAAATTCGACTTTCCCCCGTTCTTATCGCTCAACGGGCCGTATCGAACGGTCGACCCCGCCGTAGTGCTGGCCGTGGTCGAAGGGGCCATCGCGTCTGTCCTCCCCATGGCCGACAACCCGGAGCGGATCCTGCTCAGCGGCCAAATGCACGGCTGGACGCTGACCGACGAGCACAACGTTCCGCATCTCCCGCTGTCCACCTTCCAGGACAACCGCGCCCTATTGCCGCGTAACGGCAGTTCGCACCTTGATGAACTGCGCAACGCACAACCGCCGGAAATCTGGCATGCAGCCGGAAACGAGCTGCGCTCGGGACTACCCGTTGCGGGCATCTATGCGACCGATCTTGCGGCCTTCGACGGTCCGCTTCGCGTGCACAGCCTGCTGTCTTGGGTGGCCGCGGCACTGACCGGCACCCCGGCATTCGTCCAGCACCTCACCGACGCGGCCGCCTCCGGCATGTTCGACCTGAAAGCCGGATCCTGGTCCGAGCAGATCACCGCCCTGGTCGGCGGCCGCACCCGACTGCGACTCCCGCAGGTGTCGTCGACGCTGGAGGTGGTCGGCATCCATCGCGATTCGGGCGCCACCGTATTGACTCCGGTAGGTGATCAACAAGCGGCGCTACTCGGGGCCGGACTACGCCGGGGCGTCACCGCCTTCAACATCTCCACCGGGGGTCAGGTTGCCCGCCTCGCGAACGAGCCGGCCGGGCAGCGGTGCCAGACGCGGCCCTATTTCGACGGACTGCTGCTGCACACCAAAACGCACCTCCCCGCAGGACGGGCGCTCACCCGCGGTGTCGAGTTGCTGTCGCGCGGCCGAGCCGACGACGGCGCATGGGAGTGGGCGAATCGGGCTGCTGCCGCGCCGGCGGACCATCCGCTCCCCCGGTCGCGGCCGACGTTTCATCACGCCGACGGCGGTGGGTGGTCGGGCATCACGGATGCTCACACCGCCGAAGACCTCATGCGGGCACTCGTCATTGCGATCGCCGCGCCCTATGTCGACTCGGCTCCCGATGTCGGGTTCCACCCGATGGATGAGCTGCTGTTCTGCGGTGGCGTGGCCCAGCGTTTCGCCCCGCTGCGAACCGAGATCCGGTCCGCACTGGATCGTCCCGCCAACGTCGCACCCGATGGCGACATGGCGCTGCGCGGACTCGCCGGCCTGGCGCGCTAG
- a CDS encoding methyltransferase domain-containing protein gives MYSGYRDDRYLSIRRSWEPWYSRKTNSATKPGSEAAAERTEFMTEVVGAHTDIDNLRNIVDYGGDEGQFFPAGYRGRKYVIEVSGKNLVEGVQAASTLDELPDRPHLVIAAHLLEHLVDPLAVVFEIRAAVADDGLFYVEVPLDRPKVHPWHAGPHYRLFLKWVSAFRFSWVVLDFITGVARNFGRGVPRLGTVKQSEHINYFSTRSLRTLLTRGGFRVVSTASDATASVGGLRMGRLGALAVPA, from the coding sequence ATGTATTCGGGGTACCGAGACGACCGCTACCTTTCGATCCGGCGAAGCTGGGAGCCCTGGTACTCGCGGAAGACGAATTCGGCAACCAAGCCCGGCTCCGAAGCCGCCGCCGAGCGCACCGAGTTCATGACCGAAGTCGTTGGCGCTCATACCGACATCGACAACCTACGCAATATCGTCGACTACGGAGGCGACGAGGGTCAGTTTTTCCCCGCCGGCTACCGGGGCCGCAAGTATGTCATCGAAGTCTCGGGAAAGAACTTGGTCGAGGGCGTGCAGGCCGCCTCGACGCTCGATGAGCTGCCCGACCGGCCTCACCTGGTGATCGCGGCTCACCTTCTCGAACACCTCGTTGACCCTCTGGCTGTGGTCTTCGAGATTCGGGCCGCGGTCGCCGACGACGGGTTGTTCTACGTCGAGGTGCCGTTGGACCGGCCGAAGGTGCACCCATGGCATGCCGGACCGCATTACCGCCTTTTCCTGAAGTGGGTTTCGGCATTCCGTTTCAGCTGGGTTGTATTGGATTTCATCACCGGCGTAGCGCGGAACTTCGGCCGTGGTGTGCCACGGTTAGGCACCGTCAAGCAGAGCGAACATATCAACTACTTCTCGACGCGATCTCTGCGAACGTTGCTGACCCGTGGCGGTTTTCGGGTAGTAAGCACGGCCTCCGACGCGACGGCGAGTGTCGGGGGCTTGCGGATGGGCAGGCTGGGAGCACTGGCGGTTCCGGCGTGA
- a CDS encoding NAD-dependent epimerase/dehydratase family protein, translating to MTGLVSTSARAFVAGALGNDRILITGASGWLGRTALDLLAPLGLPTLALASRARIIRVADREIECREWDPAEVAAFAPTVVLDCAFLTRDRVAGMPLGEYVAVNRGLTDQLVYATELAGVRLALTLSSGAAVYPHDALDGSLEDNPYGYLKREAEQRLARAAGERGVVSVVARAWSISGAHVQNPRNYALASMIQAADSGAIRITARRPVFRRYVLAEELLALGIAEGGVGSCTIESGGELVEMGELASRVAQAVRPDASISRDTVDAGNPDRYHSDGKDWESRCQKWQFGSVPLDRQIEITARGVLGGI from the coding sequence ATGACGGGCCTGGTGAGCACGAGTGCGCGGGCATTCGTGGCGGGGGCACTCGGCAACGACCGGATCCTTATCACCGGCGCGTCGGGTTGGCTGGGGCGGACCGCTCTGGACCTGCTGGCACCGCTGGGTCTGCCGACGTTGGCTCTCGCCAGTCGGGCCCGAATCATCCGCGTCGCTGATCGTGAAATCGAGTGCCGCGAGTGGGACCCCGCGGAGGTTGCCGCGTTCGCCCCAACTGTGGTGCTGGACTGCGCTTTTCTGACCCGCGACCGCGTTGCGGGCATGCCGCTCGGCGAGTACGTCGCCGTCAACCGCGGCCTGACCGACCAACTGGTGTACGCGACGGAGTTGGCGGGGGTACGGCTGGCACTCACTCTCTCCAGCGGGGCGGCGGTCTACCCCCACGACGCTCTCGACGGATCGCTCGAGGACAACCCCTACGGCTATCTCAAGCGCGAGGCCGAGCAACGTCTGGCGCGGGCGGCGGGCGAGCGCGGGGTGGTGTCCGTTGTCGCGCGGGCGTGGAGCATCTCGGGTGCCCACGTGCAAAATCCGCGGAACTACGCGTTGGCATCGATGATCCAGGCCGCCGACTCCGGGGCGATACGAATTACCGCACGCCGTCCGGTGTTTCGCCGCTATGTACTCGCCGAGGAGCTACTCGCGCTGGGTATCGCTGAGGGTGGTGTCGGGTCGTGCACGATCGAAAGCGGGGGCGAGCTGGTCGAGATGGGCGAGCTGGCAAGTCGGGTCGCTCAAGCAGTGCGCCCGGATGCGTCAATAAGCCGTGACACGGTCGATGCCGGCAATCCGGATCGGTACCATAGCGACGGTAAGGACTGGGAAAGTCGTTGCCAGAAATGGCAATTCGGCAGCGTTCCCCTTGACCGTCAAATCGAGATCACCGCTCGAGGGGTGCTCGGCGGGATTTGA
- a CDS encoding acyltransferase family protein, with amino-acid sequence MRAIAVLGVVLFHAGVPGVGGGFIGVDVFFVISGFLITGLLWREVSSAGTIRLRRFYGARARRLLPASATVGVVTAIASFLLLPPLLVPPVLLDGITSALYVGNCWFFLEATDYFSDSANASPFLHYWSLGVEEQVYFVWPAIMLGVAWVIRRRRRAGADAISPKTYLVVLALIGVTSFAAALLVTRAWPPAGFFLMPTRAWELAVGGLVALTAGRWSRLSPLAAAAAGWVGLVTVVLTCVFLSSTTQYPGIATLVPVLGTALVIGAGCATPTQGAGQLLSLAPMRAIGRISYSWYLWHWPVLLLAAPLLGHPLGLTGRLVTVVVSAGLAVLTLRFIENPFRFSPAVNRSAGRSLGVGGVATAVAVCVSVVLLVLVPLPIGRGPAAQTLAVTVAPPSGSNVELYDDAVQQAFAQVQAAVAASANIKAVPSNLQPTLAGATAEQSAMFGRACMRDFFQADQPECSSGDTASRTTVALVGDSNAAMWTPAFEEVAVQRHWRLESLDKVGCPLFDLRLTTPHLRREYTECEQWRGRVISRLQAEHPHLIVLSISRTYRDQGFTAYDPAWIGGLTRLVQDLRGTGAEVLVLGPIPDPQSKVPVCLSGHLDDATACARPRSAAVDDAGIAAEATATKAAGGQYADLTALFCTAERCPVIVGNTLVYLDEVHLSYEYARQLAPVIGLLADRTLAHN; translated from the coding sequence TTGCGCGCCATCGCCGTGTTGGGCGTCGTCCTCTTTCATGCCGGTGTGCCCGGAGTCGGTGGTGGGTTCATCGGCGTGGATGTCTTCTTTGTCATCTCGGGTTTCCTTATCACTGGGCTGCTTTGGCGCGAGGTGAGCAGCGCGGGGACCATCCGGTTGCGCCGCTTCTACGGCGCGCGCGCCCGCCGGTTGCTTCCCGCCTCGGCGACGGTCGGCGTCGTTACCGCGATCGCTTCCTTTCTGTTACTGCCCCCACTACTAGTCCCGCCTGTGCTGCTGGACGGTATTACCAGTGCGCTCTACGTGGGCAACTGCTGGTTCTTTCTCGAGGCCACCGATTACTTCTCCGATAGCGCCAACGCGTCGCCATTCCTGCACTATTGGTCGCTGGGTGTGGAGGAGCAGGTCTATTTCGTGTGGCCGGCCATTATGCTCGGCGTCGCCTGGGTGATCCGCCGGCGTCGGCGGGCCGGCGCCGATGCGATTTCACCGAAGACATACCTCGTTGTCCTGGCACTGATAGGGGTGACGTCGTTCGCCGCGGCGTTGCTGGTTACTCGCGCGTGGCCGCCCGCGGGATTCTTCTTGATGCCCACCCGGGCCTGGGAGCTGGCCGTCGGTGGGCTGGTGGCTCTCACGGCCGGCCGGTGGAGCCGCCTGTCGCCGCTGGCCGCTGCGGCCGCCGGCTGGGTAGGGCTGGTCACGGTGGTGCTGACCTGTGTTTTCTTGAGCTCGACCACCCAGTACCCGGGTATCGCCACGCTTGTTCCGGTGCTCGGCACGGCGCTGGTCATCGGTGCGGGATGTGCCACCCCCACCCAGGGAGCCGGGCAGCTGTTGTCGTTGGCGCCGATGCGAGCGATCGGCCGCATCTCTTACTCGTGGTATCTGTGGCACTGGCCGGTGCTGCTGCTCGCGGCGCCGTTGCTCGGCCACCCGCTGGGGCTGACGGGCAGGCTGGTCACCGTCGTCGTCTCCGCGGGCCTGGCCGTGCTCACCCTGCGTTTCATCGAGAATCCCTTCCGGTTCTCGCCTGCCGTGAACCGGTCGGCCGGCCGCAGCCTCGGGGTCGGTGGCGTTGCCACCGCGGTGGCGGTGTGCGTCAGCGTGGTGCTGCTGGTGTTGGTGCCCCTGCCGATCGGGCGGGGCCCCGCGGCGCAGACCCTCGCGGTGACGGTGGCGCCTCCCTCCGGAAGCAATGTCGAGCTGTACGACGATGCCGTGCAGCAGGCGTTCGCGCAAGTACAGGCCGCGGTCGCGGCGTCGGCAAACATCAAGGCGGTGCCGTCGAACCTGCAACCGACCCTCGCGGGCGCCACGGCCGAACAATCGGCCATGTTCGGCAGGGCCTGCATGCGCGACTTTTTCCAGGCCGACCAGCCCGAATGCTCGTCGGGGGACACCGCGTCACGGACGACGGTCGCCCTGGTCGGCGACTCGAATGCCGCGATGTGGACCCCCGCATTCGAGGAAGTGGCCGTGCAGCGGCACTGGCGGCTGGAGAGCCTGGATAAGGTCGGCTGCCCGCTGTTCGATCTGCGCCTCACCACCCCGCATCTGCGGCGCGAGTACACCGAGTGCGAACAGTGGCGCGGCCGGGTCATCAGCCGACTACAGGCCGAACACCCACACCTGATCGTGCTGAGCATCTCGCGCACCTACCGCGACCAGGGTTTCACCGCGTACGACCCGGCGTGGATCGGCGGTCTGACCCGCCTGGTTCAGGACCTGCGCGGCACCGGCGCCGAGGTGTTGGTGCTCGGGCCGATCCCGGATCCGCAGTCAAAGGTGCCGGTCTGCCTTTCCGGTCACCTCGACGATGCGACAGCGTGTGCTCGGCCGCGCTCGGCCGCGGTCGACGACGCGGGTATCGCGGCCGAGGCCACCGCCACCAAAGCCGCGGGGGGCCAGTACGCCGACCTCACCGCGCTGTTCTGCACCGCCGAGCGCTGCCCGGTCATTGTGGGCAACACCCTGGTGTACCTCGACGAGGTGCACCTGAGTTACGAATACGCACGGCAGTTGGCGCCCGTCATCGGCTTGCTGGCCGACCGCACCCTCGCACACAACTAG
- a CDS encoding glycosyltransferase, which produces MKFVLASYGTRGDIEPSAAVGRELQRRGHEVVLAVPPGLLDFTAAAGLQAVAYGPPIEEFLDEDFLRNMWSDFFRSAWTITGPINVVRKVWEPIVVHWARVNTTLMSLADGADLLSTGINFEQPAANVAEHYDIPLATLHHFPMRANGQLVPTMPAPLVRSSMTVIEWLFWRSTKKVDNEQRRELGLPNATARSQRRIADRESLEIQGYDEVCFPGLAAEWAKWDGRRPFVGALTMELTTDADEDVTSWIAAGTPPICFGSGSIPVESPTELVAMIGATCAELGERALVCFGGTDFTDVPHPDHVKLVGPVNYATVFPACRAVVHHGGSGTTAASMRAGIPTLILWSSADQPYWGAQVKRLKVGAARRFSTATQQTLIADLREILAPQYATRARELATRMTKPAESIGRAADLLEDAVRGKASG; this is translated from the coding sequence ATGAAATTTGTCCTGGCAAGCTACGGAACGCGCGGCGATATCGAGCCGTCCGCCGCCGTCGGCCGCGAACTGCAGCGCCGGGGGCACGAGGTGGTCCTGGCGGTCCCTCCCGGACTGCTGGACTTCACCGCGGCGGCCGGCCTTCAGGCCGTGGCTTATGGGCCACCGATCGAGGAATTCCTGGACGAGGATTTCCTGCGCAACATGTGGTCGGATTTCTTCCGCAGCGCCTGGACGATCACCGGCCCGATCAACGTGGTGCGCAAGGTCTGGGAACCCATCGTCGTGCACTGGGCCCGGGTGAATACGACGCTGATGTCGCTGGCGGACGGGGCCGACTTGCTGTCCACCGGCATCAATTTTGAACAGCCCGCCGCCAATGTGGCTGAGCACTACGACATTCCGCTGGCCACGCTGCATCACTTCCCGATGCGGGCCAACGGCCAACTGGTCCCGACGATGCCGGCACCGCTGGTCCGTTCCTCGATGACGGTGATCGAATGGCTGTTCTGGCGCTCGACGAAGAAAGTCGACAACGAGCAGCGCCGCGAACTGGGCCTGCCGAACGCGACGGCTCGCTCACAGCGCCGCATCGCCGACCGGGAATCCCTGGAAATCCAGGGTTATGACGAGGTGTGCTTCCCGGGCTTGGCGGCCGAATGGGCGAAATGGGATGGCCGCAGGCCCTTTGTCGGTGCGCTGACAATGGAATTGACCACGGATGCCGACGAAGACGTCACGTCATGGATCGCGGCGGGAACACCGCCGATCTGCTTCGGCTCGGGCAGCATCCCGGTCGAATCTCCGACCGAATTGGTGGCAATGATCGGCGCGACGTGCGCGGAGTTGGGTGAGCGGGCACTGGTGTGTTTCGGTGGGACCGACTTCACCGACGTGCCGCATCCCGACCACGTCAAACTGGTAGGCCCGGTGAATTACGCGACGGTCTTCCCCGCGTGTCGCGCGGTGGTCCACCACGGCGGTTCGGGCACCACGGCCGCGAGCATGCGCGCGGGGATCCCCACGCTGATCCTGTGGAGCTCCGCCGATCAGCCGTACTGGGGAGCCCAGGTGAAACGGCTGAAGGTCGGCGCCGCGCGGCGCTTTTCGACCGCCACGCAGCAGACGCTGATCGCGGATCTACGCGAGATCCTGGCCCCGCAGTACGCCACCCGCGCCCGCGAACTCGCGACCCGGATGACCAAACCCGCCGAAAGCATCGGCCGCGCTGCCGATCTCCTGGAGGATGCCGTCCGCGGCAAAGCGTCAGGCTGA
- a CDS encoding class I SAM-dependent methyltransferase, whose protein sequence is MVAAVANGLDVKTRLLMWWVRGEYWLARTVLPDVYASDGLISFHNDAFLDDPAFQRAYKRGARALPDQDWYQWQWRVHVGLWAAKSASRLDGDFVECGVSYGFLSSAIMEHLDWDSLGKTFYLLDTFAGIDSRFVTDTERESGEYERSQLKLRNGMYVSGVEGVRANFAEWKNVRIIVGAVPETLDQVEAQSVAYLHIDMNCAPPEIAALRHFWPRLTPGAFVLLDDYANRGRDEQRAAMDALAAEYGVAVCALPTGQGLLIKPAQ, encoded by the coding sequence ATGGTTGCCGCCGTGGCAAACGGTCTAGACGTTAAGACTCGCCTGCTGATGTGGTGGGTGCGCGGCGAGTATTGGCTCGCGCGCACGGTGCTGCCCGACGTCTACGCAAGCGACGGCCTGATCAGCTTCCACAACGACGCGTTCCTGGACGACCCCGCGTTCCAGCGGGCTTACAAACGCGGTGCGCGGGCGCTGCCCGACCAGGACTGGTATCAGTGGCAGTGGCGGGTGCACGTCGGACTCTGGGCGGCAAAGAGCGCGAGCCGGCTGGACGGTGATTTCGTCGAGTGTGGCGTCAGCTATGGGTTCTTGAGCAGCGCCATCATGGAGCACCTCGACTGGGACAGCCTGGGCAAGACGTTCTATCTGCTCGACACCTTCGCCGGAATCGATTCACGTTTCGTGACCGACACCGAACGCGAATCCGGGGAGTACGAGCGAAGCCAGTTAAAGCTGCGCAATGGGATGTACGTCAGCGGAGTCGAGGGTGTCCGCGCCAATTTCGCCGAGTGGAAAAACGTGCGGATCATCGTTGGTGCGGTTCCGGAAACCCTGGACCAAGTCGAGGCGCAGTCGGTGGCCTACCTGCATATCGACATGAACTGTGCGCCACCCGAAATCGCCGCGCTGCGCCATTTCTGGCCGCGACTCACGCCGGGCGCCTTTGTGCTCCTCGACGACTACGCGAATCGGGGGCGAGACGAGCAGCGTGCCGCCATGGATGCCTTGGCAGCCGAATATGGCGTGGCGGTCTGCGCGCTGCCTACCGGACAGGGCCTGCTGATCAAGCCGGCGCAGTGA
- a CDS encoding TylF/MycF/NovP-related O-methyltransferase: MEVVACEERAVLTVTECDARSAYLDLLRRDLTRYGQDELVPVGWYRLGRPIFNARNFMLVRKYPFNAYARDRGLDWPADALTMIGMQRLTSLQQCVETVLADGVPGDLVECGVWRGGASILMRAVLSAYGDRTRKVWLADSFAGVPPPDAANYKADKGIKLHRHASILGVSQEQVKANFERYGLLDDQVGFIPGWFKDTLADAPVEQIAVLRLDGDLYESTIQALDALYPRLSSGGYCIIDDYHALKACEQAVADYREKHGITAEIVEIDGTGVLWRKP; the protein is encoded by the coding sequence ATGGAAGTAGTGGCATGCGAGGAGAGGGCCGTTTTGACCGTGACTGAATGCGATGCGCGGTCTGCGTACCTCGATCTGCTCCGTCGTGACCTCACTCGATATGGTCAGGACGAGCTGGTGCCGGTCGGCTGGTACCGGCTGGGCCGGCCGATTTTCAACGCCCGGAACTTCATGCTCGTGCGCAAGTACCCGTTCAACGCGTACGCGCGCGACCGGGGCCTGGATTGGCCGGCGGATGCGTTGACGATGATCGGAATGCAGCGCCTGACCAGCTTGCAGCAGTGTGTCGAGACGGTGCTCGCCGATGGTGTTCCGGGCGACCTGGTCGAGTGCGGTGTGTGGCGTGGCGGCGCTTCGATTTTGATGCGTGCGGTTCTCTCGGCATACGGAGATCGGACGCGCAAGGTGTGGCTGGCCGATTCGTTCGCCGGGGTACCGCCGCCGGACGCCGCGAATTACAAGGCGGACAAAGGGATTAAGCTGCACCGGCACGCGAGCATACTCGGCGTCTCGCAGGAGCAGGTCAAGGCGAATTTCGAGCGCTACGGTCTGCTCGACGACCAGGTCGGTTTCATCCCCGGCTGGTTCAAGGACACGCTGGCCGACGCTCCGGTTGAGCAGATTGCGGTGTTGCGCCTCGATGGCGATCTGTATGAATCGACGATCCAGGCCCTCGACGCGCTCTACCCGCGCCTGTCGTCGGGCGGTTACTGCATCATCGACGACTATCACGCCCTGAAGGCGTGTGAGCAGGCGGTGGCGGACTACCGCGAGAAGCATGGAATCACCGCCGAGATCGTGGAAATCGACGGCACCGGCGTGTTGTGGCGCAAGCCATGA